The Apium graveolens cultivar Ventura chromosome 11, ASM990537v1, whole genome shotgun sequence genome has a window encoding:
- the LOC141697992 gene encoding alkaline ceramidase TOD1-like has product MGTDLEVLEMASAKFSKPLLFQSKLLCFSVFYLFTSLFLALYSTISSTKCIFRSSPFDPIQSPLFTYPSSYGHHKHSLPTLRSSCTSPVFFSDYWKVLKEIREFSKNSTTLGSRVVKYLKDNANSFGGNFSTKKRNSYYDHEDYVEIPCGFFTKFPVSDSDWAAMQKCDGVVVVSAIFNDHDKIRQPRGLGSKTLDNVCFVMFIDDATFDGLHYYKMVSRKSTQHMIGAWRIVKVSGEQLYENAAMNGVIPKYLVHRLFPNSKYSIWVDAKMQLVVDPLLLIHSLIIKADMDMALSKHPFFVHTMEEAMATARWKKWSNVDALRMQMETYCENGLEPWSSKKLPYPSDVPDSAVILRRHGVANNLFSCLLFNELEAFNPRDQLPFAYVRDFMKPKLKLNMFDVEVFEQVGSEYRHNLNNGGRSNVKINKDATFSNLFSNGSCNKCQRYLLRMWDESHD; this is encoded by the exons ATGGGAACAGACTTGGAAGTTTTGGAAATGGCGTCAGCGAAGTTTTCGAAACCACTTCTCTTCCAATCAAAACTCTTATGTTTCTCTGTTTTCTATCTTTTCACCTCTCTGTTTTTGGCTCTTTATTCAACTATCTCTTCCACAAAATGCATTTTTCGATCTTCACCTTTTGATCCAATTCAATCCCCTCTCTTCACATACCCTTCTTCTTATGGACACCACAAACATTCCCTTCCCACTCTTCGATCTTCCTGCACTTCCCCTGTTTTCTTCTCGG ATTATTGGAAGGTGTTAAAAGAAATTCGAGAATTTTCGAAAAATTCTACGACGTTGGGATCGAGGGTTGTTAAGTATTTGAAGGATAATGCTAATAGTTTTGGTGGGAATTTTTCCACCAAGAAGAGAAATTCTTATTATGATCATGAAGACTATGTGGAGATTCCATGTGGATTCTTTACGAAATTCCCAGTCAGTGATTCTG ATTGGGCGGCCATGCAGAAGTGCGATGGAGTGGTGGTTGTTTCTGCTATTTTCAATGATCATGACAAGATCCGGCAGCCTAGAGGACTTGGATCAAAAACCCTAGACAATGTTTGTTTCGTCATGTTTATAGACGATGCAACATTTGACGGACTACATTATTACAAAATGGTGTCAAGAAAATCAACCCAACATATGATTGGGGCATGGAGAATAGTAAAAGTCTCCGGTGAACAATTATACGAAAATGCAGCTATGAATGGGGTAATACCTAAGTACTTAGTTCACAGACTTTTCCCAAACTCAAAATATAGCATTTGGGTGGATGCAAAGATGCAGTTAGTAGTTGATCCCTTATTGTTAATTCATTCACTGATAATAAAGGCAGACATGGATATGGCATTGTCTAAGCATCCGTTTTTCGTTCATACGATGGAGGAAGCTATGGCCACAGCTAGGTGGAAGAAATGGTCGAATGTCGATGCCTTGAGAATGCAAATGGAAACGTATTGTGAGAATGGATTGGAACCATGGTCTTCAAAGAAATTACCTTACCCTTCAG ACGTACCGGACAGTGCAGTGATCTTAAGAAGGCATGGTGTTGCTAACAACCTATTTTCATGCCTATTATTTAATGAGTTAGAGGCATTTAATCCAAGAGACCAACTACCTTTTGCATATGTGAGGGATTTCATGAAGCCAAAGTTGAAGCTGAATATGTTTGATGTTGAAGTGTTTGAACAGGTGGGATCTGAGTACAGGCATAATCTTAATAATGGTGGTAGGTCCAATGTTAAGATTAACAAAGATGCAACTTTTTCTAACTTGTTTAGTAATGGTAGTTGTAACAAGTGCCAGAGATATCTTTTAAGGATGTGGGATGAATCCCATGATTGA